From the Deinococcus gobiensis I-0 genome, the window GACCAGGGACGACTCCTGGCCCCTTTGAACCCTGCTCTCAGACCGTCGCCTGGATGCGCGCGGCGAGCATATCCAGGGCCGGCTCGTTCATGCCGCCGTGCGGAATGATCACGTCGGCGTAGCGCTTGGTCGGTTCGACGAAGCTCAGGTGCATGGGGCGCACGAAGTCCAGATACTGCTCGATGACGCTCTCGGGCGTGCGCCCACGCTCCTGCGTGTCGCGCAGCAGCCGCCGGATGAACCGCACGTCGGCGTCGGCGTCCACGAAGACCTTGAGGTGCATGCGGTCGCGCAGTTCCTCGTCGTACAGCGCGAAGAAACCCTCCAGCACAACCACGCGCCCCGGCAGCACGCGGGTCGTGTGCGCCGAGCGGGTGTGCTGGGTAAAGTCGTATTCGGGCATCTCGATGGGCACCCCGGCCAGCAGCGCGTCGATGTGCTCGCGCAGCAGCTTCCAGTCGAAGGCCGCCGGGTGGTCGTAGTTGGTCTTGAGCCGCGCGGCGAAGGCCATGTCCGACTGGTCGCGGTAGTAGTTGTCCTGGTTCAGGACGGCCACGCCCTCACTGCCTACCGTCTCGATGACGCGCCGGGTGACGGTGGTCTTGCCGCTGCCCGAGCCGCCAGCCACGCCGATTACGAAGGCGGCCGCCTGGTGGGCGCTCACGCCGGCCCCAGGTTGCCGATGAGCTCGATGCGGCGCTCGGCCATGCGCCGCGCCACGAGGTGCGGGGCCTTGCCGGTCTGTTCGGCGACCGCCGTGATTCGGCCCACGGTGTGATAGACGCGCTCGGCCGCCTGCGCCGCGCCCAGACCGGTGGCTGCGGCGATCAGGCCCGCCGCGTTGATGGCAAAATCTGGCATATACACGATTCCCGCCTCCTTGACTGCTGCCTCGCCCCGGCGGGTCAGCGGATGATGTTCGCCGCCCGCGATCAGGCGACACTGTAACCGGGGCACGTCGGCGCTGCGGATGCTGTGCCCGTAGCCGCAGGGCGCCAGGATGTCGCAGGGCGTGTCCAGCAGGTCCCCCGCCGGCACCGCCACCCCGCCGACCTCGCCGGCCAGCGCCTGCGCCCGCTCCGGCCGCTCGTCGGCGACGGTCAGGCGCGCGCCCTCGCGGTGCAGCTGCGTGGCCAGCGCCCGGCCCACCGCGCCCGCCCCCAGTACGGCGACCCGTACCCCGCGCAGGCTCTCGCTGCCCAGGGCGTAGCGGGCCGCCGCCTTCATGCCCCGGTAGACGCCGTAGCCGGTCACGCTGCCGGTTCCGGCCGCCCCCGACTCCGCGAACGTGCCCGTGGCCTCGCCCGGGGCCATGTTCAGGGTGCCGGGCGTCTCCTGCGCCACGAAGGCGATGTCGGCCGCCGTGACCCCCACGTCGCCGGTCAGGACCACCCGCGTGTGCAGGGGCCGGACCTGACGTCCCAGCGCCCGGAACAGCGCCTCGCGGGCGTGCGGGTCCTCCACGCCGCCGGGCGGCATGAGCAGCACGCAGGCCCCGCCGCCGTGGTTCAGGCCCGCGAGCGCCGCCTTGAGGGTCAGGCTCTCCGAGAGGGCCAGCGCGCCGCGCACCGCGAGTTCCTCGTCCTGCTCGCGCAGGCGCACGCCCGCGATGGCCGGTCCCAGAACCGCCGAATGGATCGCCAGCACGGCCCGCAGGCCGCTGGGGGCGTGGTGGAGCAGGGACACGGCCTCGTGGCCGCGCGCCTGCATGTCGTCGAAGATCAGCATGGTCAGTGTCTCCCGGCCGCCGGAACGGGCGACAGGCCGCGCGCCGGGGC encodes:
- the udk gene encoding uridine kinase — its product is MSAHQAAAFVIGVAGGSGSGKTTVTRRVIETVGSEGVAVLNQDNYYRDQSDMAFAARLKTNYDHPAAFDWKLLREHIDALLAGVPIEMPEYDFTQHTRSAHTTRVLPGRVVVLEGFFALYDEELRDRMHLKVFVDADADVRFIRRLLRDTQERGRTPESVIEQYLDFVRPMHLSFVEPTKRYADVIIPHGGMNEPALDMLAARIQATV
- a CDS encoding Glu/Leu/Phe/Val dehydrogenase family protein, whose product is MLIFDDMQARGHEAVSLLHHAPSGLRAVLAIHSAVLGPAIAGVRLREQDEELAVRGALALSESLTLKAALAGLNHGGGACVLLMPPGGVEDPHAREALFRALGRQVRPLHTRVVLTGDVGVTAADIAFVAQETPGTLNMAPGEATGTFAESGAAGTGSVTGYGVYRGMKAAARYALGSESLRGVRVAVLGAGAVGRALATQLHREGARLTVADERPERAQALAGEVGGVAVPAGDLLDTPCDILAPCGYGHSIRSADVPRLQCRLIAGGEHHPLTRRGEAAVKEAGIVYMPDFAINAAGLIAAATGLGAAQAAERVYHTVGRITAVAEQTGKAPHLVARRMAERRIELIGNLGPA